Proteins from a single region of Pseudomonas sp. 10S4:
- a CDS encoding LysE family translocator, with the protein MVSPENLAGVAIIALGMVLTPGPNMIYLTSRVISQGRLAGMISLAGVALGFVCYLVASGLGLAALFKAVPVAYDVVKIAGAFYLGYLAWNMLKPRGASPSKARELPPHSPKRLFTMGLVTNLLNPKIALMYSALIPQFIDPSAGSTLQQFIQLGLVQIVIAVTVNGIIVLAASRVSSYLTKRPTAMRTQRWVSGTVLAVFAVDILLRKPMT; encoded by the coding sequence ATGGTTTCGCCGGAAAACCTGGCCGGTGTGGCCATCATTGCCCTGGGCATGGTGCTGACACCTGGACCGAACATGATCTACCTGACCTCGCGGGTGATTTCCCAAGGGCGACTGGCGGGGATGATTTCCTTGGCCGGCGTGGCCCTGGGCTTCGTGTGCTACCTGGTGGCTTCGGGACTGGGGCTGGCGGCCTTGTTCAAGGCCGTGCCGGTGGCCTACGACGTCGTCAAGATCGCGGGCGCATTCTATCTGGGCTACCTGGCCTGGAACATGCTCAAGCCCAGGGGCGCCTCCCCTTCGAAGGCGCGCGAACTGCCGCCTCACTCGCCGAAGCGGCTGTTCACCATGGGGCTGGTGACAAACCTGCTGAATCCGAAGATTGCGCTTATGTATTCCGCGCTGATTCCCCAGTTCATCGATCCTTCCGCGGGATCGACCCTACAGCAGTTCATTCAGCTGGGGCTGGTACAGATCGTCATTGCCGTCACCGTGAACGGTATCATCGTCCTGGCCGCCTCCCGGGTCAGCAGCTACCTGACCAAGCGCCCCACTGCCATGCGCACCCAGCGCTGGGTTTCCGGAACTGTACTTGCTGTGTTTGCGGTCGATATCCTACTGCGCAAGCCGATGACCTGA
- a CDS encoding nucleoid-associated protein, translating into MLTIACPYILHRSAGELVESQARDELVQQFNESYNAKTGKGWGFFHAESGAPRFSGWLSKYLAGTEDFTEFSGTAIEHLQKLMEESSLTVGGNIFFCHHLQGMTDYPLIKPALLPIGHQEFDGAFGTHLVQVFGDP; encoded by the coding sequence ATGCTTACGATCGCTTGCCCCTATATTCTGCACCGTAGCGCCGGCGAACTCGTCGAGAGCCAAGCCCGCGACGAGCTGGTTCAACAGTTCAACGAAAGCTATAACGCCAAGACTGGAAAAGGCTGGGGCTTCTTCCATGCCGAATCCGGCGCGCCCCGCTTCAGCGGCTGGCTCAGCAAATACCTTGCTGGCACCGAAGACTTTACGGAGTTCAGCGGCACCGCCATCGAGCATCTGCAAAAGCTCATGGAAGAATCCAGCCTGACGGTGGGCGGCAACATCTTCTTTTGCCACCACCTGCAAGGAATGACCGACTATCCATTGATAAAACCGGCCCTGTTGCCCATCGGACACCAGGAGTTTGATGGAGCTTTTGGCACTCATCTTGTTCAGGTCTTTGGCGATCCCTGA
- a CDS encoding TauD/TfdA family dioxygenase, with translation MSLMAIDVQQASMVQVMIIDSPDLSGLEGCRAKLAEMPHRADSVGEIGGDWLSTVLGSDNVEAIRAFPASPFKALLVRGISLSTDVATPCNGFLPNAQCILDFDLLQFGMLQLLGVRPHAVEYENLGKLVRNVVPVPEAAGTTSSWGADVEFFWHTDNPNWPFDDQGRDVTTSVPNFLAFAAVRNFEGASTDIVCVDHILSQLPAWATAQLQKPAYTFGAPASNEGFDGQQKVLPILEQGDSGYRLRFDDGIVAALDPDSKEALGLLCQCLRDAQGIEVVMQPGDFFIFKNARVLHRRKAFQPMPNSKARWLRRVYCS, from the coding sequence ATGAGCCTCATGGCCATAGATGTTCAGCAGGCTTCGATGGTCCAGGTCATGATCATCGATTCGCCCGACCTGAGCGGGCTGGAGGGCTGTCGCGCGAAGTTGGCCGAAATGCCGCACCGCGCCGACAGCGTGGGAGAAATCGGCGGGGACTGGCTGAGCACCGTGTTGGGCAGCGACAACGTCGAGGCGATCCGTGCGTTCCCCGCCAGCCCGTTCAAGGCACTGCTGGTGCGGGGTATCTCGCTCTCCACGGATGTCGCGACGCCGTGCAATGGCTTCCTGCCCAATGCCCAGTGCATCCTGGACTTCGACCTGCTGCAGTTCGGCATGCTGCAGCTGCTGGGTGTCAGGCCGCATGCGGTCGAGTACGAAAACCTCGGCAAGCTGGTCAGGAACGTGGTGCCGGTGCCGGAGGCTGCGGGCACCACGAGTTCCTGGGGCGCGGACGTGGAGTTTTTCTGGCACACCGACAATCCCAACTGGCCCTTCGACGACCAGGGCCGGGATGTCACGACATCCGTGCCGAACTTCCTGGCCTTTGCCGCCGTGCGCAATTTCGAAGGTGCCTCCACCGACATCGTCTGTGTGGATCATATCCTCTCACAGCTGCCCGCCTGGGCAACGGCCCAGTTGCAGAAGCCTGCCTACACCTTCGGGGCTCCTGCTTCCAACGAGGGCTTCGATGGCCAGCAGAAGGTGCTGCCGATCCTGGAGCAGGGCGATAGCGGTTATCGCCTGCGCTTCGACGACGGCATCGTGGCGGCGCTCGACCCGGACAGCAAAGAGGCCCTCGGGCTCCTGTGCCAATGCCTGCGCGATGCCCAGGGTATCGAAGTGGTGATGCAACCGGGTGACTTCTTCATTTTCAAGAACGCCCGCGTGCTGCATCGACGCAAGGCGTTCCAACCTATGCCCAACAGCAAGGCGCGCTGGCTGCGCAGGGTGTACTGCAGTTGA
- a CDS encoding ATP-grasp domain-containing protein produces MNKRIAVIGGRPAPIHGAKELGIDVVLVHQEGDYEQEIHAHCEQVVHARIDDAEAIIKVLEPLHRERPFDRIITTTEVAGESTGKVVDHFGLTGVSYKTARLLKDKVAMRELLAKHDLSPVAYRHVTSAQIAIAFVKEHGKSVLKPAEGVASLHIHPCDDEASATKAWQALQDADVKHIIIEEYLEGPVVSVDSFSFKRRHLPIGYSQYRMNDKYVEWEVSTPSTDAKKWLKELKEMTCRLLDAVELEEGPSHSEFVLTPKGPRVLESHARLAGSGAPELVRRAFGLDLNRMFLTVPLGIDTLPEVSPEPKAGAAIQFFVPTPGKVMKVELDLKPDVDVRHTKQGETPLVFLPFLFELGQAERAVVIQKHEGDQIPPLDTVADCVSGYVLATGVSREDAVRIGDELGGGRSFHRGAQGMSYLLCLHRWVGSQALYDRYELPAGMMIRAICTPESIASLPSERLASSSTLASLDDTGAVMAEVERLVAQHGVPALVVALNEGDLLNAASIRERWKVPGDRVAWTERFRDKLTMLDIAGRQTSISVLPAVNADSREAVEQLATEHGYPLVLKPRYGTASRGVKILRGPGDLDPLQQAVEPMMVQVYCAAPILHVDGWWDGQRIVVVTASRYVNSCADFGPDSPLGSIELEEGEDEQRIARRVEQLLAAFAPEREIVFHLELFDRGDELLFLEIGARVGGAEIPFLWREVRDIDLLGIAWELQTGASTRYRDLARSRSNEGRPLRRERGAWVIARRGSSPHDGLGTLYWAQPQDLEHSASGVYEGSRTRLRLRSFDGPALVHDVGKVFEQLSELWSVQS; encoded by the coding sequence ATGAACAAACGTATCGCAGTAATCGGTGGCCGCCCCGCGCCCATTCACGGAGCCAAGGAACTGGGCATCGACGTAGTGCTGGTGCACCAGGAGGGTGACTACGAGCAGGAGATCCACGCTCATTGCGAACAGGTGGTGCATGCCAGGATCGACGACGCTGAGGCGATCATCAAGGTGCTCGAACCCCTGCATCGCGAACGTCCGTTCGATCGCATCATCACCACCACCGAAGTGGCGGGCGAGTCGACGGGCAAGGTGGTCGATCATTTCGGCCTCACCGGAGTTTCCTACAAGACCGCGCGCCTGCTCAAGGACAAGGTGGCTATGCGCGAACTGCTGGCCAAGCATGACCTGAGCCCGGTTGCCTATCGCCATGTCACCAGCGCGCAGATCGCCATCGCGTTCGTCAAGGAGCATGGCAAGTCGGTGCTCAAGCCGGCCGAAGGCGTCGCCAGTCTGCATATCCATCCCTGCGATGACGAAGCCTCCGCCACCAAGGCCTGGCAAGCGCTGCAGGACGCCGACGTCAAGCACATCATCATCGAGGAATACCTGGAGGGGCCGGTCGTCAGCGTGGACTCCTTCTCCTTCAAGCGCCGCCACCTGCCGATCGGCTACTCCCAGTACCGCATGAACGACAAGTACGTCGAGTGGGAGGTCAGCACGCCAAGCACCGATGCCAAGAAATGGCTGAAAGAGCTGAAGGAAATGACCTGCCGCCTGCTCGACGCCGTGGAGCTGGAGGAAGGCCCTTCCCACAGCGAGTTCGTGCTGACGCCAAAAGGCCCTCGGGTACTGGAGTCCCACGCCCGCCTGGCCGGTTCGGGTGCCCCGGAATTGGTGAGACGCGCGTTCGGCCTCGACCTGAACCGGATGTTCCTGACCGTGCCCCTGGGTATCGACACCCTGCCGGAAGTGTCGCCAGAGCCGAAGGCCGGTGCGGCGATCCAGTTCTTCGTGCCGACACCTGGCAAAGTGATGAAGGTCGAGCTCGACCTCAAGCCTGACGTCGACGTGCGTCACACCAAGCAGGGCGAGACGCCACTGGTGTTCCTGCCGTTCCTGTTCGAGCTGGGCCAGGCCGAGCGTGCCGTGGTCATCCAGAAGCACGAGGGCGACCAGATTCCACCTCTCGATACCGTTGCCGACTGCGTCTCGGGGTATGTCCTGGCAACAGGCGTCTCGCGTGAGGACGCGGTCCGGATCGGCGACGAACTCGGTGGAGGCCGTTCATTTCATCGTGGAGCCCAAGGCATGAGCTACCTGCTCTGCTTGCATCGTTGGGTCGGCTCCCAAGCCCTCTACGACCGATACGAGTTGCCTGCGGGGATGATGATTCGGGCGATCTGCACGCCCGAATCCATCGCATCGCTGCCGAGTGAGCGCCTGGCGTCGAGTTCGACGCTGGCCTCGCTGGACGATACCGGGGCGGTCATGGCCGAGGTCGAACGCCTGGTCGCGCAGCACGGTGTACCGGCGCTGGTGGTCGCCCTCAATGAGGGCGACCTGCTCAATGCCGCGTCGATTCGCGAGCGATGGAAGGTGCCGGGAGACCGGGTTGCCTGGACCGAGCGGTTTCGCGACAAGCTCACCATGCTGGACATCGCGGGTCGGCAGACGTCGATCAGCGTGCTGCCGGCGGTGAACGCCGATTCCCGTGAAGCCGTGGAGCAACTGGCGACCGAGCATGGCTATCCGCTGGTGCTCAAACCACGCTATGGTACGGCGAGTCGTGGCGTGAAGATCCTTCGCGGTCCTGGGGATCTTGATCCGTTGCAACAGGCCGTGGAGCCCATGATGGTCCAGGTCTACTGCGCCGCCCCGATCCTGCACGTAGACGGTTGGTGGGATGGGCAGCGGATCGTGGTGGTCACCGCGTCGCGCTATGTGAACAGTTGTGCCGATTTCGGTCCGGACAGCCCGCTGGGCAGTATCGAGCTGGAGGAGGGCGAGGACGAGCAGCGGATTGCGCGGCGCGTCGAGCAGTTGCTGGCGGCCTTCGCGCCGGAGCGGGAAATCGTCTTCCACCTCGAACTGTTCGACCGGGGTGACGAGTTGCTGTTCCTTGAGATTGGTGCCCGTGTCGGCGGTGCTGAAATTCCGTTCCTCTGGCGGGAGGTGAGGGATATCGACCTGCTGGGGATTGCCTGGGAACTCCAGACAGGGGCGTCCACCCGCTACAGGGACCTTGCACGCAGCCGCAGCAATGAGGGCAGACCCTTGCGTCGTGAACGTGGGGCCTGGGTGATCGCCCGGCGCGGCAGTTCGCCGCACGATGGGCTGGGAACCCTGTACTGGGCCCAACCACAGGACCTTGAGCACTCCGCCAGTGGTGTCTATGAGGGCTCCAGGACCCGCTTGCGCCTGCGCAGCTTCGATGGTCCCGCGCTGGTACACGATGTGGGGAAGGTCTTCGAACAGTTATCCGAACTATGGAGTGTTCAATCGTGA
- a CDS encoding S24 family peptidase, whose translation MLTGPELGAAIEQARVAKRVTKKKLAEDFGVAGPSVQGWVKTGRIDKSKLMELIEYFSDVVKPSHWGLSDRMGNILSASEAEKGFDRTIRADVHLSDIQPWDDNTPLDDDEVYVPFLREVELAAGSGRFVIEESDSARLRFFKKDLRHNNVQFSNAKCVLVSGNSMLPVLRDGATVGINVGKSSLGDIVDGDMYAITHHGQLRVKQLYRLPSGIRLRSFNRDEHPDEDYTFAEIQDQQIAILGHVFWWGMFAR comes from the coding sequence ATGCTTACAGGTCCTGAATTAGGCGCAGCCATCGAGCAAGCTCGGGTCGCCAAACGCGTTACAAAGAAGAAGCTCGCCGAAGATTTCGGCGTGGCGGGTCCGTCCGTCCAAGGCTGGGTGAAGACGGGCCGAATCGATAAGTCGAAGCTCATGGAGCTGATCGAGTATTTCTCGGACGTTGTGAAGCCTTCTCACTGGGGCTTAAGCGATCGGATGGGCAATATTCTTTCGGCATCAGAAGCCGAGAAAGGCTTTGATCGAACTATCCGAGCTGATGTCCATCTCTCGGATATCCAGCCTTGGGACGACAACACCCCTCTCGACGATGACGAGGTCTACGTCCCTTTCCTGCGCGAAGTGGAACTGGCCGCCGGCTCCGGCCGATTCGTGATTGAGGAAAGCGACAGCGCCAGGCTGCGCTTCTTCAAGAAAGACCTTCGTCACAACAACGTTCAGTTCAGCAACGCGAAGTGCGTGCTCGTCAGCGGCAACAGCATGCTGCCCGTACTGCGCGATGGCGCGACCGTAGGTATCAACGTCGGCAAGAGCTCCCTGGGCGACATCGTCGACGGCGACATGTATGCGATCACCCACCACGGCCAACTCCGCGTGAAGCAACTCTACAGACTGCCGAGCGGCATCCGTCTGCGCAGCTTCAACCGCGATGAGCACCCGGACGAGGATTACACCTTTGCCGAGATCCAGGATCAGCAGATCGCAATCTTGGGCCACGTTTTCTGGTGGGGCATGTTTGCGCGCTAA
- a CDS encoding transcriptional regulator codes for MTPAEAVRKATGILGGQTALASRLDVRTPTVSQWCSGGRPVPVARAIQVEALTTERDFCTRGIPMTYNTGNALGSSDVLDLNDNAVNLDWFANGPAAFYPDRFGTFR; via the coding sequence ATGACACCAGCAGAAGCGGTTCGAAAGGCAACCGGGATTTTGGGCGGCCAAACAGCGCTGGCCAGCCGTCTTGATGTTCGAACTCCAACTGTTAGCCAGTGGTGTTCGGGAGGTCGGCCGGTCCCGGTGGCAAGAGCGATTCAGGTCGAAGCGCTCACAACTGAGCGGGATTTTTGTACTCGAGGAATACCAATGACTTACAACACCGGCAACGCGCTGGGATCGAGCGACGTTCTCGACCTGAATGACAACGCGGTCAATTTGGACTGGTTCGCCAACGGTCCCGCCGCGTTCTACCCCGACCGATTCGGTACATTCCGCTAA
- a CDS encoding carbamoyltransferase produces the protein MTYTLGISAFYHDSAATLVIDGKIVAAAQEERFSRVRHDPGFPRQAIEYVLVHAGIKLADVDHVAYYEDPALKFRRVLSTAVVAGLSAVRTYAPALGDWLSTKRRMDREVVRHLKAMGDRDGRQVEVHGHHESHASSAFFPSPFESAAILCIDSVGEWATTTLWHGKADGIKLVAELSFPHSLGLLYSAFTYFCGFKVDSGEYKLMGLAPYGKTTYVDTILSNLIDVKPDGSFRLDWTKFEFIKGEVMTGKAFEQLFGGPRRLSEAPLTEREFDLAASVQKVTEIVVSRLARTARELTGETSLCMAGGVALNCVANGVISRERTFDRLWVQPAAGDAGGSLGAALLTDRKCRGVTRRELPAGVLDGMSGALLGPEYSEEQIRDELEACGAVFHRLSQEEVDRRVITSIEDGGVIGWFQGRMEFGPRSLGGRSILGDPRRADTQTTMNLRIKFRESFRPFAPVVLEEQASDYFDIVEESPYMLVVSPVAEAIRRVIPQEQAQLTGIDLLKVARSNLPAITHVDFSARVQTVDRERNPRFRALLERFYQRSGCPVLVNTSFNVRGEPIVNTPFEAYRCFMRTNIDVLAIGDFYLDKSEQPQFEEAVDWRETVPLD, from the coding sequence ATGACGTACACGCTTGGCATCTCGGCCTTCTATCACGACAGTGCGGCCACCTTGGTAATAGACGGCAAGATCGTTGCCGCCGCCCAGGAAGAACGCTTCAGTCGGGTCCGCCATGACCCGGGGTTTCCACGCCAGGCCATCGAGTACGTCCTGGTGCACGCGGGCATCAAATTGGCCGACGTCGACCATGTCGCCTATTACGAAGATCCGGCGCTCAAATTCCGCCGTGTGCTCTCGACAGCCGTCGTGGCGGGGCTTTCAGCCGTGCGCACCTATGCGCCGGCACTGGGTGACTGGCTGTCGACCAAGCGGCGGATGGACCGTGAGGTTGTACGTCATCTGAAAGCGATGGGCGACCGGGACGGTCGTCAGGTCGAAGTGCATGGTCACCACGAATCCCACGCCTCTTCGGCGTTCTTTCCCAGTCCGTTTGAGAGCGCCGCAATCCTGTGCATCGACAGTGTCGGTGAATGGGCGACGACGACCCTCTGGCACGGCAAGGCAGACGGCATCAAGCTGGTCGCGGAGTTGTCCTTCCCCCATTCGCTGGGCCTGCTCTATTCGGCGTTCACCTACTTCTGCGGTTTCAAGGTGGACTCCGGCGAATACAAGCTCATGGGGCTAGCGCCCTACGGCAAGACGACCTATGTCGACACGATTCTCTCGAATCTGATCGATGTGAAGCCCGACGGCAGTTTCAGGCTCGACTGGACCAAGTTCGAGTTCATCAAAGGCGAAGTGATGACGGGCAAGGCCTTCGAGCAACTGTTCGGTGGACCCCGGCGCTTGTCCGAGGCGCCACTGACCGAGCGCGAGTTCGACCTGGCGGCATCGGTGCAGAAAGTCACGGAAATAGTGGTGTCGCGCCTGGCCAGGACTGCCCGTGAACTGACAGGCGAGACATCGCTGTGCATGGCCGGGGGCGTCGCCCTCAACTGCGTGGCCAATGGCGTGATCTCCCGTGAGCGAACCTTCGACAGGCTGTGGGTGCAACCGGCGGCGGGCGATGCAGGTGGTTCCCTGGGTGCCGCGCTGCTGACCGACCGCAAATGCCGTGGGGTGACCCGCCGCGAACTGCCCGCTGGTGTCCTCGATGGCATGAGCGGAGCCTTGCTCGGCCCGGAATACAGTGAGGAACAGATCAGGGACGAACTGGAAGCCTGCGGCGCCGTTTTCCACAGGCTTTCACAGGAAGAGGTCGACCGCCGGGTGATCACCAGCATCGAGGACGGCGGGGTGATCGGCTGGTTCCAGGGGCGGATGGAGTTCGGCCCACGCTCGCTGGGCGGCCGTTCGATCCTCGGAGATCCGCGCCGCGCGGACACCCAGACGACCATGAACCTGCGCATCAAGTTTCGCGAATCCTTCCGCCCTTTCGCGCCTGTGGTGCTTGAGGAACAAGCGTCGGACTACTTCGACATTGTCGAGGAAAGCCCCTACATGCTGGTGGTCTCGCCGGTGGCTGAGGCCATTCGCAGGGTGATCCCACAGGAACAGGCGCAGCTGACCGGCATCGACCTGCTCAAGGTGGCGCGCAGCAATTTGCCGGCGATTACCCATGTGGACTTCTCGGCCAGGGTGCAGACCGTGGACCGGGAGCGCAACCCGCGGTTCCGCGCGCTGCTTGAGCGCTTCTACCAGCGTTCCGGGTGTCCCGTATTGGTCAACACCTCGTTCAACGTGCGTGGCGAGCCGATCGTGAACACGCCATTCGAAGCCTATCGCTGCTTCATGCGCACCAACATCGATGTGCTGGCGATCGGCGATTTCTACCTGGACAAGTCGGAACAGCCCCAGTTCGAGGAAGCCGTCGACTGGCGCGAGACCGTGCCGTTGGACTGA